The sequence ATATAGATCTCTTGTCTATGTCTGCACATAAACTTTACGGCCCCAAAGGCGTCGGCGGGTTATTTGTTCGCAACGGAATCAAATTGCAGCCGCAGATTCTCGGAGGTTCCCAGGAAAAAGGCCAGCGCGCGGGAACCGAGAATATAGCGGGCGTGATTGGATTTGGAGAAGCGGCCGATTTGTGCAGGATGGAAATGACGGATGAGTCGGCTCGACTTCGTTCCATGCAGGATCGCTTATCTAAGGCTATTTGTGAGTCCATTCCCGGTACGCAATTGAATGGACATCCTGATCTCAGGCTTCCTGGCCATTTGAATATTTCTTTTGACGGATTGATGGGGGACGAGATACTCATGATGCTTGATCTAAATGGCATTGCAGTTTCGACCGGATCGGCATGTACTTCCGGCGCCGTTACGATTTCACATGTTCTCAAAGCAATGGGGTTAGACGATAATCGTTCGCGTGGCGCTGTTCGTATGACACTTGGAAGAAGTTCTGAAGAAGATGATTTGCTGTATATAGTTGATACGATAAGAAATTGTGTTGAGAAAATGCGCTCCGCATGATCACTTAACTATAAGAATTTTTTCCGCAGTTGATTTACCCCCCAAACTGATTCTATAAAAATATACGCCTGAACTTACTTCGTTGCCGTTAAAATTTTTTCCATTCCAATTTTTTGTGACGATCTGATTTGCCGAAACAGGCTCATTCTCAGAAACGGAAATTACAAATTGGCCGATGGCATTGTATATTTTAATTGTAAATGTTGATGTCACCAGCGACTGAAATGAAATGTAAGTAGTACCGCTTGTCGGGTTAGGATAGGTTAAGATGTTTTTTACGAGAGGGTTTGAACTTCCCGAAGGATCATAGTTCAGAGCCTTAAGCGCGTTTGGTATTCCAAATCCGATTTCATTATTAGGTTTTGAATAAGTGCTTGCCGTTTTCTTTATGGCGTCGTAGAGTTGTTTTGACGACCATCTTGGGTTTGCTTCAAGTGCGAGAGCCGCCAAACCCGCTGCCAACGGAGTTGATAACGACGTCCCACTTAAGATATCATAATGACTGGTATCATTTCCTACCACTTTAACATTATTGCCAAGCGCTGCGATATCTGGCTTTTTCCGTCCGTCTTTAGTGGGCCCACGCGAACTGAAAGTAGTTGCAGTGCTGTCGCCGTATATGGCGCCGACGGCGATCATTTTTTTTCCGTCGGATGGAGTACCAAGATATCCGGCGCCGCGTGTCCCCATATTTCCGGCGGAATTGAAAACTAAAACGCCCTTATTAAACGCAATATTCGTTGCCAATGTAGTCATGGCCGTATTGCCGTCAAGATCAACCAATGAGTAATTGTAAGATGAATTTTGAAATTCATCAAAAAAGCTGATTGAACTGCTGACGATGTCAGCGCCCTTTTCTTCAAGCCATTCAAGCGCTGAAACCCAGTGATCTTCTTCGGCTTTTTGCCCGATACCGTCATCGTTTTCAGTTCGTGCGAGAAGATAGGAAGCGCCAAAGGCTGTTCCGATAAGTTTTCCAGGATCATAGGCCGCAATCGCTGAGAGCACATAGGTGCCATGACTGCTGCCACTCTTGCCTTCAATATTTTCACTGACGTCCTTATCGCGTTCAACAAAGTCTGAATCATCGACAACGTGGACATTTCGTAATGCGATGTGGTCAAGATTAAAACCTGTATCGATCATACCGATCAGGACGCCGCTGCCCGAAAAACCAAGTTGATGGACTGCGGGTGTATTTATCATTGCATTTTGACTGTAGGAAGAACCGTAATCTAAAATGAAAGGCATTTCACCATTGGCTGCAAGTTTATTTCCATGCTTTATCAAAACATTGGTTTGCGCGCGCGAAACCGGTTTGACTAGTTTGACAAACGGCAGTTTCTCTACGTTGTTCTTCTGTTCAGCATTCAAATGAGCGCTGACGGCATTAAGCCATTTGGAAACCGCTATGATTTCGATATGTAATGATTTTATATAGTCGGTATAATGGGTGTTAACCGGAATGTCATAGTGATCAATAGTTTTCTCTAATGCATTATTTTTTTGGCGGCGATCAATGGTACGGACGGGTAAGTTTTGCAGAATGGTTTTTTCTAAAGACAAATTAGCAACCGGTTTATCGGTAAAGATAATCCAGTATTTCCCTGTGGTGTTCAGTTGTGAAAAAGCAGGTGACGCGCAGTGAAGTAAAAATATGATTGAAAGGATGTAACGGGGCGTCATTCATTACCTTATTTACACAAAGCAAAAATCTGTTCGTCCGAAAGGATGACCGTCGATTGTTTTGCCGCCTGAAAGATCTTTTTGACCAATTCGTCTCTGGGTTCGATCTTACGTTTTTTCAACCAAAAAATGACGTTGGATTCTCCGCTCAACGGGCCGATCTCTACTACTTGTTCCAGTCCGAACATATTTGCCGGAACGCTTGAATATACACGATCGACAAGCTCCATATCTCCTAAATTCAGCGATTTTAGTATGGCCGCGGCATGTACGCCTGTTGCAGTACGAAACGCGTCTTTCCCGAAAATAGGATAGTTGATAGGAATTGGCACGCCGGTGTGACTTGAAATTTTCTGACAATACTCCGGGAGGTAACTGAGGTCGTTTTGAATCCAATTTTTCATTTTGAGATTAACCATGAGTTGATCCATCGCCACGTTACCGACGCGTTCGCCAATTCCGCCTCCTGTGCCGTGAACTCGGTGGGCACCGGCGTGGATGGCGCAAATCGCATTGGATACTCCAAGACCTCGGTCATTGTGTCCATGCCAGTCGATCTTAATATCAAGATTGGTCATGAATATGATTTCTTTCATATAATTAATGATCCGATGGATGCCCTCGCAGGTTGCATGCCCTACGGTATCTGAAATGCAAAGCCGCGTTGCGCCGCACCTAATGGCCGTTTGATACATTTTTCGAATGTCTTCGGGCTTTGCCCGCGTCGTGTCTTCGGTAACATACATGACATCAAGGCCATTTTGAACAGCAAATGTTACGGCCTCTTCGGTGAATTTTAATAATTGATCGATTGTCCATCCTTCTGCGTATTGGCGAATGGGACTGGACCCGATAAAGGTGCACGCTTCAATTTTGATTCCTGCTCTCTGCGAGGCCTCAATAATGGGAGTAATATCTTGTTTCAGCGTTCGCGCTGCGCAGTTTGGCCGGATCTTCATCTTATTATTGACAATTTCCTTTGCGAGGATAACGACATGTTCCAATACGTGAGGTCCGGCTCCGGGCAGTCCAATATCAGCAGAATGAATACCAAGTTTTTCCATCAAATGCAGAAGCTCGATCT is a genomic window of bacterium containing:
- a CDS encoding S8 family serine peptidase, producing MTPRYILSIIFLLHCASPAFSQLNTTGKYWIIFTDKPVANLSLEKTILQNLPVRTIDRRQKNNALEKTIDHYDIPVNTHYTDYIKSLHIEIIAVSKWLNAVSAHLNAEQKNNVEKLPFVKLVKPVSRAQTNVLIKHGNKLAANGEMPFILDYGSSYSQNAMINTPAVHQLGFSGSGVLIGMIDTGFNLDHIALRNVHVVDDSDFVERDKDVSENIEGKSGSSHGTYVLSAIAAYDPGKLIGTAFGASYLLARTENDDGIGQKAEEDHWVSALEWLEEKGADIVSSSISFFDEFQNSSYNYSLVDLDGNTAMTTLATNIAFNKGVLVFNSAGNMGTRGAGYLGTPSDGKKMIAVGAIYGDSTATTFSSRGPTKDGRKKPDIAALGNNVKVVGNDTSHYDILSGTSLSTPLAAGLAALALEANPRWSSKQLYDAIKKTASTYSKPNNEIGFGIPNALKALNYDPSGSSNPLVKNILTYPNPTSGTTYISFQSLVTSTFTIKIYNAIGQFVISVSENEPVSANQIVTKNWNGKNFNGNEVSSGVYFYRISLGGKSTAEKILIVK
- a CDS encoding 2-isopropylmalate synthase; translation: MKLDELIYDWNLEALPGVRPSQQIELDDETLRDGLQSPSVKAPTIDQKIELLHLMEKLGIHSADIGLPGAGPHVLEHVVILAKEIVNNKMKIRPNCAARTLKQDITPIIEASQRAGIKIEACTFIGSSPIRQYAEGWTIDQLLKFTEEAVTFAVQNGLDVMYVTEDTTRAKPEDIRKMYQTAIRCGATRLCISDTVGHATCEGIHRIINYMKEIIFMTNLDIKIDWHGHNDRGLGVSNAICAIHAGAHRVHGTGGGIGERVGNVAMDQLMVNLKMKNWIQNDLSYLPEYCQKISSHTGVPIPINYPIFGKDAFRTATGVHAAAILKSLNLGDMELVDRVYSSVPANMFGLEQVVEIGPLSGESNVIFWLKKRKIEPRDELVKKIFQAAKQSTVILSDEQIFALCK